The Lycium ferocissimum isolate CSIRO_LF1 chromosome 10, AGI_CSIRO_Lferr_CH_V1, whole genome shotgun sequence genome window below encodes:
- the LOC132034549 gene encoding extensin-2-like has translation MGTPPKLGQWPLLVYAFAFSLIAAGVAADYKPHIYDSSSLSYHYKSRLPPPPSPSSRRPYYYKSPVPPFSRRPYYYKSPPLSSPHHPFDYKSPMPPSHRRPYNYKSSPPPPSSPRHPYHYYKSPPPPSPRRPNYYKSPPLPSPRRPYYYKSPTPPSHRRPYYYKSPPPPPPSPRRLYNYKSPPPPSPRRPYYYKSPPPPSPRRPYYYKSPPPPSPSPPLPYYYKSPPSPSPSPPPPPSIISPPFSSPSPSPLPQPSTIPIAEPFPSPSPPLPSTTPITEPSPSPSPLPPLSTTPIAEPFPSPSLLLPSITPIVEPFPSPLATPIVEPSLSPSPTPSPSPLPPPFTTPIAEPFPSPSLPPSLITPIAEPFPSPSPPPPSTAPIVEPSLSPSVSPTLPISPSPSQSPSSLLPSSPSPPPLIKTPTPPSKSPPPPCYNKSLPPPFLFNLPLPYPFNRPPPPSSNCKSPPPPLIKSLAPPPPVKSLPPPCYNKSPPPPSVFNIPLAFPFNRAPPPPSNCKSPSPPPLNSPPPPHHPSSPPSVKSPPSPHYPSSPPSVKSPPPPSKSPPPPPRSIFSIPLPPLLPHFPFHRAP, from the coding sequence ATGGGAACACCACCAAAGTTGGGTCAATGGCCCCTTCTTGTTTATGCTTTTGCCTTTTCCTTGATAGCCGCTGGTGTAGCAGCTGATTATAAGCCTCACATATATGATTCATCATCTTTGTCATACCATTATAAGTCACGACTTCCTCCGCCTCCGTCACCTTCTTCCCGACGTCCTTACTATTATAAATCACCGGTGCCACCTTTCTCCCGACGTCCTTACTATTATAAATCACCACCACTATCTTCTCCCCACCATCCTTTCGATTATAAATCGCCAATGCCACCTTCTCACCGACGTCCTTACAATTATAAATCATCACCACCGCCGCCATCTTCTCCTCGACATCCTTACCATTATTATAAATCACCACCGCCACCTTCTCCCCGACGCCCTAACTATTATAAATCACCACCTCTACCTTCTCCCCGGCGTCCTTACTATTATAAATCACCAACACCACCTTCTCACCGACGTCCTTACTATTATAAATCACCACCACCGCCGCCACCTTCTCCACGACGTCTTTACAATTATAAATCACCACCGCCACCTTCTCCTCGACGTCCTTACTATTATAAATCACCACCGCCACCTTCTCCCCGACGACCTTACTATTATAAATCACCACCGCCGCCGTCACCATCACCACCTCTTCCATATTATTACAAATCCCCACCATCACCTTCTccatctccaccaccaccaccatcaatCATTTCTCCTCCATTTTCATCACCATCTCCATCTCCATTGCCACAACCATCGACTATACCTATTGctgaaccatttccatctccaTCACCGCCACTACCATCCACCACACCTATCACTGAACCATCTCCATCTCCATCTCCATTGCCACCACTATCGACTACACCTATTgccgaaccatttccatctccaTCGTTGCTACTACCATCCATTACACCTATTGttgaaccatttccatctccaTTGGCTACACCTATCGTTGAACCATCTCTATCTCCATCACCAACTCCATCTCCATCTCCATTGCCGCCACCATTTACTACACCTATTGCTGAACCTTTTCCATCTCCATCGTTGCCACCATCTTTGATTACACCTATCGctgaaccatttccatctccaTCACCGCCACCACCATCGACTGCACCTATCGTCGAACCATCTCTATCTCCATCAGTGTCTCCAACTTTACCTATATCACCATCTCCATCTCAATCTCCATCATCGTTGTTGCCTTCATCTCCATCTCCGCCACCTCTAATAAAGACCCCCACTCCTCCATCAAAGTCACCACCTCCACCATGCTACAATAAATCTCTTCCCCCACCATTTTTATTCAATCTTCCACTACCATATCCCTTTAATCGGCCTCCACCTCCGTCATCAAATTGTAAGTCTCCTCCACCACCTCTAATAAAATCCCTGGCACCACCACCTCCGGTGAAGTCCCTGCCTCCACCATGCTATAACAAATCACCTCCCCCACCATCTGTTTTCAATATTCCACTAGCATTTCCTTTTAACCGAGCTCCACCTCCACCATCTAATTGTAAGTCTCCTTCACCACCTCCGTTAAACTCCCCGCCTCCTCCACATCATCCATCTTCACCACCTTCGGTAAAGTCTCCGCCTTCTCCACATTATCCATCTTCACCACCTTCGGTAAAGTCTCCGCCTCCTCCATCAAAGTCTCCACCTCCACCACCACGTTCGATATTTTCCATTCCACTACCTCCACTATTGCCACATTTTCCCTTTCATCGAGCACCCTAG